The following coding sequences lie in one Lolium perenne isolate Kyuss_39 chromosome 2, Kyuss_2.0, whole genome shotgun sequence genomic window:
- the LOC127329579 gene encoding 2-oxoglutarate-dependent dioxygenase 19-like, translated as MSRPDLPDNQEKGDSAGTWSEDRIPVVDLDVLVNGDAAQRSEAIRHLGRACEEWGFFMVINHGVPASLQGATMDACKEMFGLPAEENAEYMNPTLMAPVSLGTSLNSAYWRNYVKFFTHPDFHCPEKPANLRVNVTEYATRTRGLMLALTAAISESMGLDDGRIAEALNLEDCFQLIVWNQYPPAGPEVGLPPHTDHGLLALLFQTGVDGLQVQKNGRWILAKPIPNSYFVIAGDQLEIVSNGRYKAALHRAMVHGEQARMSSVCLLGPCLDTVVQPIPELALQGVEFRGIKYREYIAHQRTKTVNENAAVVVARAQREILARQGSPNNPEINA; from the exons ATGTCCCGTCCTGATCTCCCAGACAACCAGGAGAAGGGTGACAGCGCTGGAACGTGGAGTGAGGACCGTATCCCGGTCGTTGACCTCGACGTCCTCGTCAATGGCGACGCCGCTCAACGGTCGGAGGCGATCCGGCACCTTGGTCGGGCGTGCGAAGAGTGGGGCTTCTTTATG GTCATCAACCATGGTGTTCCTGCGTCTCTCCAAGGAGCAACCATGGACGCGTGCAAGGAGATGTTCGGTTTACCAGCGGAGGAAAATGCTGAGTACATGAACCCCACCCTAATGGCGCCCGTTAGCCTCGGGACGTCTTTGAATTCTGCCTACTGGAGGAACTACGTGAAGTTTTTCACTCACCCCGATTTCCACTGCCCGGAGAAGCCAGCAAACCTGAG AGTAAATGTTACCGAGTACGCGACTCGCACGAGAGGTCTGATGCTAGCGCTCACGGCGGCGATCTCCGAGAGCATGGGGCTTGACGACGGCCGCATCGCTGAAGCGCTAAACCTGGAGGACTGCTTCCAGCTAATCGTCTGGAACCAATACCCGCCGGCCGGCCCGGAAGTCGGGTTGCCGCCTCACACTGACCACGGCCTACTCGCTCTTCTCTTCCAGACCGGCGTCGACGGCCTACAGGTCCAGAAAAACGGCCGTTGGATCCTCGCGAAGCCCATTCCCAACTCGTACTTCGTCATCGCCGGCGATCAGCTTGAG ATTGTTAGCAATGGAAGGTACAAGGCAGCGCTCCACCGTGCAATGGTCCATGGAGAGCAGGCGAGAATGTCGTCCGTGTGCCTGCTCGGGCCATGCCTGGACACCGTCGTCCAGCCGATACCAGAGCTGGCACTGCAGGGAGTGGAGTTCAGGGGTATCAAGTACAGAGAGTACATTGCGCACCAACGTACCAAAACTGTCAACGAGAATGCGGCGGTGGTCGTCGCTCGTGCGCAGCGTGAAATATTAGCGCGCCAGGGCTCGCCCAACAATCCCGAAATTAACGCCTAA